One stretch of Roseovarius mucosus DNA includes these proteins:
- a CDS encoding formate dehydrogenase subunit alpha: MLRKKTNGVARRPQRTSILSEVAGTSVDRRAFLRGSGLAIGGLAAIGAMGGTVTRANAQSAATAAVQTVKSVCTHCSVGCTVVAEVQNGVWTGQEPGWDSPFNLGAHCAKGAAVREHAHGERRLKYPMKKEGGEWKRISWEQAINEIGDGMMKIREESGPDSVYWLGSAKHNNEQAYLFRKFAAYWGTNNVDHQARICHSTTVAGVANTWGYGAMTNSYNDIHNSKAIFIIGGNPAEAHPVSLLHVLKAKEENNAPLIVCDPRFTRTAAHADEYVRFRPGSDVALVWGILWHIFENGWEDKEFIRTRVWGMDQIKDEVNKWTPEETERVTGVPGEQLRRVARTLANSRPGTVIWCMGGTQHTNGNNNTRAYCILQLALGNMGVAGGGTNIFRGHDNVQGATDLGVLADTLPGYYGLAEGSWAHWARVWGEDMDWLKSRFSDATYADTKMMNLSGITVSRWIDGVLEDKENMDQPNNVRAMVLWGHAPNSQTRGKEMKTAMEKLDMLVVVDPFPTVSAVMNDRTDGVYLLPATTQFETRGSVTASNRSLQWRDKIMDPLFESKVDHEILALFAQKFGFHDRMFRNIAIDEAGEPNVEDITREFNKGMWTIGYTGQSPERLKLHMANQHTFDRTTLRAKGGPADGDYYGLPWPCWGTAEMNHPGTANLYDMSIPVSKGGLTFRARFGVERDGDNLLAEGVYSAGSEIQDGYPEFTMQMLMDLGWDGDLTADERAAIDAVGGPTANWKTDLSGGIQRVAIKHECAPFGNAKARAVVWTFPDPVPLHREPLYTNRRDLVADYPTYEDRKAWRLPTMYASIQQKDFSQEYPIILTSGRLVEYEGGGDETRSNPWLAELQQDMFVEINPRDANNIGVRDGAQVWVEGAEGAKVKVMAMVTERVAEGVVFMPFHFGGHFEGKDLRGNYPAGADPYVLGESTNTAQTYGYDSVTQMQETKATLCKIMPA; encoded by the coding sequence ATGTTGAGGAAAAAGACCAACGGGGTTGCACGCCGCCCCCAGCGGACCAGTATCCTGTCCGAGGTCGCCGGAACATCGGTGGACCGCCGCGCATTCCTGCGTGGCAGCGGTTTGGCCATCGGTGGCCTTGCCGCAATCGGTGCCATGGGGGGCACCGTGACCCGCGCCAATGCGCAGAGCGCTGCGACGGCGGCGGTTCAGACGGTCAAATCGGTCTGCACCCATTGCTCGGTCGGTTGCACGGTTGTGGCCGAGGTGCAAAATGGTGTCTGGACGGGGCAGGAACCCGGCTGGGACAGCCCGTTCAATCTGGGCGCGCATTGCGCCAAGGGTGCCGCCGTGCGCGAGCATGCCCATGGCGAGCGCCGCCTGAAATACCCGATGAAGAAAGAGGGTGGAGAGTGGAAGCGCATCAGCTGGGAGCAGGCGATCAACGAGATCGGCGACGGCATGATGAAGATCCGCGAAGAAAGCGGGCCGGATTCCGTCTATTGGCTGGGCTCTGCCAAGCACAATAACGAACAGGCCTATCTCTTCCGCAAATTCGCCGCCTATTGGGGCACGAACAACGTCGACCATCAGGCGCGGATCTGTCACTCGACCACCGTTGCGGGCGTTGCGAATACATGGGGCTACGGCGCCATGACCAACAGCTACAACGACATCCACAATTCCAAGGCCATTTTCATCATCGGTGGCAACCCTGCCGAGGCGCATCCTGTCAGCCTGTTGCACGTGCTGAAGGCCAAGGAAGAAAACAACGCGCCGCTCATCGTCTGCGACCCGCGCTTTACCCGCACAGCGGCGCATGCTGATGAATATGTGCGTTTCCGTCCCGGTTCGGACGTGGCGCTGGTCTGGGGTATCCTGTGGCACATCTTTGAGAATGGCTGGGAAGACAAGGAATTCATCCGCACCCGCGTCTGGGGCATGGACCAGATCAAGGACGAGGTGAACAAGTGGACCCCAGAAGAAACCGAGCGCGTTACCGGCGTGCCGGGCGAGCAGCTGCGCCGCGTGGCGCGGACGCTGGCCAATAGCCGCCCCGGTACTGTTATCTGGTGTATGGGTGGCACCCAGCACACCAACGGCAACAACAACACCCGCGCGTACTGCATCCTGCAGCTGGCGCTGGGCAACATGGGTGTGGCCGGTGGCGGCACCAACATCTTCCGCGGACATGACAACGTGCAGGGGGCCACGGACCTTGGTGTTCTGGCCGACACGCTGCCCGGCTATTACGGTCTGGCGGAAGGATCTTGGGCGCATTGGGCGCGTGTCTGGGGCGAGGATATGGATTGGCTCAAGAGCCGGTTCTCGGATGCCACCTATGCGGACACCAAGATGATGAACCTCAGCGGCATCACCGTGTCGCGGTGGATCGACGGTGTTCTCGAAGACAAGGAGAATATGGATCAGCCCAACAATGTCCGGGCCATGGTTCTCTGGGGTCATGCGCCCAACAGCCAGACACGCGGTAAGGAAATGAAAACCGCGATGGAAAAGCTGGACATGCTGGTTGTGGTCGATCCGTTCCCGACAGTCTCTGCTGTCATGAACGACCGTACCGATGGCGTGTATCTGCTGCCGGCTACCACGCAATTCGAGACGCGCGGCTCTGTCACCGCCTCGAACCGGTCGTTGCAGTGGCGTGACAAGATCATGGACCCGCTGTTTGAGTCCAAGGTTGACCACGAAATCCTCGCGCTGTTCGCCCAAAAGTTTGGTTTCCATGACCGGATGTTCCGCAACATCGCGATTGACGAAGCCGGAGAGCCCAACGTCGAAGACATCACCCGCGAGTTCAACAAGGGTATGTGGACGATCGGCTATACCGGCCAGAGCCCAGAGCGGCTTAAGCTGCATATGGCCAACCAGCACACCTTTGACCGCACCACGTTGCGCGCCAAGGGCGGCCCGGCCGATGGCGATTACTACGGCCTGCCCTGGCCCTGCTGGGGAACGGCCGAGATGAACCATCCCGGCACAGCCAATCTCTATGATATGTCGATACCGGTTTCCAAAGGTGGCTTGACCTTCCGTGCCCGGTTTGGCGTAGAACGGGATGGCGACAACCTCTTGGCCGAGGGTGTCTATTCGGCAGGGTCTGAGATTCAGGATGGGTATCCGGAATTCACCATGCAGATGCTGATGGATCTGGGCTGGGACGGCGATCTGACCGCAGACGAGCGCGCCGCAATCGACGCAGTGGGCGGACCTACGGCCAACTGGAAGACCGACCTGTCGGGCGGTATCCAGCGGGTGGCGATCAAGCACGAATGCGCGCCCTTCGGTAATGCCAAGGCGCGGGCGGTCGTGTGGACCTTCCCCGACCCAGTGCCGTTGCATCGTGAACCGCTCTACACCAACCGTCGTGATCTGGTGGCGGATTATCCGACCTATGAGGACCGCAAGGCTTGGCGTTTGCCGACCATGTATGCCTCGATCCAGCAAAAGGATTTCTCGCAAGAGTATCCGATCATCCTCACCTCTGGCCGTCTGGTCGAATATGAGGGCGGCGGCGACGAGACACGGTCAAACCCGTGGCTGGCCGAGCTTCAGCAGGATATGTTCGTCGAGATCAACCCGCGCGATGCCAATAACATCGGCGTGCGGGACGGCGCACAGGTCTGGGTTGAAGGGGCTGAAGGCGCCAAGGTCAAGGTCATGGCAATGGTGACAGAGCGGGTGGCGGAAGGCGTTGTCTTTATGCCGTTCCACTTTGGAGGCCATTTCGAGGGCAAGGACCTGAGGGGGAATTACCCCGCCGGTGCCGATCCCTATGTCTTGGGC
- a CDS encoding ubiquinol-cytochrome c reductase iron-sulfur subunit N-terminal domain-containing protein, with the protein MTRKTEAGSSRRDFLKLAATGAPAVAVATMVTTGEAQAAEPDLTSDRMQDTAHTRAYFESARF; encoded by the coding sequence ATGACCCGGAAGACCGAGGCTGGCAGCAGCCGCCGTGATTTCCTGAAACTGGCCGCCACCGGCGCGCCCGCTGTCGCGGTCGCAACGATGGTCACGACGGGCGAGGCCCAAGCCGCAGAGCCAGACCTGACATCGGATCGGATGCAGGACACCGCGCATACCCGCGCCTATTTCGAGAGCGCCCGCTTCTAG